One stretch of Caloenas nicobarica isolate bCalNic1 chromosome 2, bCalNic1.hap1, whole genome shotgun sequence DNA includes these proteins:
- the HOXA13 gene encoding homeobox protein Hox-A13 — translation MTASVLLHPRWIEPVMFLYDNSLDEINKNMDGFHAGSNFAAAAAANPCRNLMAHPAPLAAPSAAAYTSSEAPAAGMAEPAVKQCSPCSAAVQSSSGAALPYGYFSSGYYPCRMTHHNAIKSCAQPASTFADKYMDTSVSGEEFTSRAKEFAFYQGYAAGPYQPVPGYLDMPVVPAIGGPGEPRHDPLLPMDSYQPWTITNGWNGQVYCPKEQSQPPHLWKSTLPDVVSHPSDANSYRRGRKKRVPYTKVQLKELEREYATNKFITKDKRRRISATTNLSERQVTIWFQNRRVKEKKVINKLKTTS, via the exons ATGACAGCCTCCGTGCTCCTCCACCCCCGCTGGATCGAGCCCGTCATGTTCCTCTACGACAACAGCCTGGATGAGATCAATAAGAACATGGACGGGTTTCACGCCGGCAGCAACttcgcggcggcggcggcggccaaCCCCTGCCGCAACCTGATGGCTCACCCCGCTCCCCTGGCCgcccccagcgccgccgcctACACCTCCAGCGAAGCCCCCGCCGCCGGCATGGCCGAGCCTGCTGTCAAGCAGTGCAGCCCCTGCTCCGCCGCCGTGCAGAGCTCCTCCGGCGCCGCTCTGCCCTACGGCTACTTCAGCAGCGGCTACTACCCTTGCCGCATGACCCACCACAACGCCATCAAGTCCTGCGCCCAGCCCGCCTCCACCTTCGCCGACAAGTACATGGACACCTCGGTCTCCGGCGAGGAGTTCACGTCGCGGGCCAAGGAATTCGCCTTCTACCAGGGCTACGCCGCCGGCCCCTACCAGCCGGTCCCTGGCTATCTGGATATGCCCGTGGTGCCCGCCATCGGCGGCCCCGGCGAGCCGCGCCACGACCCCCTGCTCCCTATGGACAGCTACCAGCCTTGGACCATCACCAATGGGTGGAACGGGCAAGTGTACTGCCCCAAGGAGCAGAGCCAGCCGCCTCACCTCTGGAAATCCACCCTCCCGG ACGTCGTTTCACACCCCTCCGATGCGAACTCGTACAGAcgtgggagaaagaaaagggtgcCTTACACAAAGGTCCAGTTAAAAGAACTCGAAAGGGAATATGCTACAAATAAATTCATAACCAAAGACAAACGGAGGAGGATATCGGCAACTACAAATCTGTCAGAGAGACAGGTCACAATCTGGTTCCAAAACAGAAGggtcaaagagaaaaaagtgatCAACAAATTGAAGACTACCAGTTAA